The Sabethes cyaneus chromosome 1, idSabCyanKW18_F2, whole genome shotgun sequence DNA segment TATGAGCTGACTAACGGAAGTACGGCCAGAGCGAGACCAGATATCGACAATCCACCAACAAAGTACCACGTCTTAGGAATGAGATTGGTGTCGGATAGAGCAGATCCTCCGATTCGTCCGACCAGATCCAAAATAGATACGATTGATAAAAGATAGGCTGCCAAACTCTTGTCAAAACCTAGCGAGATTGCGTAAGCAGGAAGAAGGATGATAAAGTTGGTGTATCCAATTGCATTAGTGGAGTTAGAAATTAGAATCACTAGATATGTGGGATTGCTAAGCAATGACAGATCGAAGAACTTCTTTCGACCGGAAATATCCTCATTTTTTCCACCAGATTGCTTCGAAGGTTTAAAACTGTCGGCAATTGATCTGAGCGAAAGATGCGATGCAAACTCTTTCGGTTGATGCGTTGACAAAGTACTTCCATGGTACGGAGTGCTGATGTACTGGAAGCTGCTGGTCGACGGTGACCGCCTTGGGGGTCTTTGGCCACTGCGCATAGAGTTTAGTCGAGTTAAACGGATATGTGAGCCCTGTGAGTCATTcaattggcttgaaaatgtaAGATTACGATGTTCCTCTTTAATTGGTGTACTAATTTTGCGATGACGATTAAGACCTTCTTCTCTATGGTAAGATGCAGGCACTGCCGCAGCCGAAACACTTCTCGCAAAGCTATCAATCAGTCCGTTTCGTGGATTGAATCGGAATATGTCAGGCGATTTATGCTCCATCGTGGGGGTAGCTACTGGTGTATCATCTCCGGTAATCATAAATTTCGGTTTAATTGCCAATTTGGTTAGATTTTGAGCTGCCTCAGCATCTTCGTTTGTTTCCGATTCCTCTAAAATCGTGTCGCCGCTAGTCAGCTCGTCTTGCTTCTTTGATTTTTTGACCCGTTTCATATGGTTCTCTACCGGTTGATAGAATATAGCGGCTACCCACACGTTTAGTGTGATTGCTCCCATGATCAAACATGCCCCCCGATAACCAAAATTGACCAGCAAATATCGTAGCACGGGGGGAAGAATTATTGATCCAAGTGCACTTCCGGAGATACACAGTCCATTGGCTAGACCCCTTAGCTTAACGAAATATGATGTTACTATATAAACAGTAGGTGGAAAGGACAGTCCGGCGCCCGCTCCCACCAGAACTCCATAGCTCACATACAAGTAATTGATTGATGTTGCCCAATAGGTAATAATCATGCCGACGGCCGCGAAAGTTCCGCCAATAATTGTCACTGTTCGGTAGCTGTATTTGACCGATAATATGCTAGACAGCGGCCCAAGAGAACTATACAGGAAGTAACATAAAGCGGGAATCCACGCAGCAGCTGATGGAGACGCCTGGAATGCTTCTAGAAATTCGACGAACAATACACCAAAACTCTTGATAGTGCCAGGTACGAGTATGTTAACTAACATTGAGCCTGCTAGAACCAACCAGCCCCAACCACCGTCTGGCGGCACTAGTTCGTAGTCATCATCACTTTCATCGCTGTTGCCGTCTTCGTTATGGTCATTGCTGTTGATCGTTTCATGACGGTTCTTGGAGGGTACCGCGGCCGTGCCATTCGTTGCCGCTACCAGCAGTTTGTCCTCGATCTTTCCGTTACTGTTTGCTTCAAACTGCGGAGCGGAAATAGCGGTGCTACCAGTCGTCTCGTCGATTTCGATTTGCtctgaaaaaaaagacaaacaatATTCATAAATCCTTTAGAATTCGATCATGGAGATATGTTTAGTGCTCGTACGTTATATATGTTACTAATAACATTTTGACATAAAATTGATAGCATAATGCTAATGCGTAAGTGAAACTGGAGACTGTTTGTAAATGCAGGAATGTGCTCATGCGCTCTACAACGCATAAACAATTCTTGTTTCAGGAATTTTCTAGTCACTGATAATTTTGTCGCAAATTGTGTTGCCACAAGGCCTCATGTCAAGATAATAGGGCGACGGAAATTAGATCAATTGATGCTAATCAATTCGTATGCCGGCAATTTCATCAC contains these protein-coding regions:
- the LOC128732935 gene encoding monocarboxylate transporter 12-B; this encodes MGEESVECSESKLINKNGGYSPVKQLDNGDMMRIDSHKMIEQIEIDETTGSTAISAPQFEANSNGKIEDKLLVAATNGTAAVPSKNRHETINSNDHNEDGNSDESDDDYELVPPDGGWGWLVLAGSMLVNILVPGTIKSFGVLFVEFLEAFQASPSAAAWIPALCYFLYSSLGPLSSILSVKYSYRTVTIIGGTFAAVGMIITYWATSINYLYVSYGVLVGAGAGLSFPPTVYIVTSYFVKLRGLANGLCISGSALGSIILPPVLRYLLVNFGYRGACLIMGAITLNVWVAAIFYQPVENHMKRVKKSKKQDELTSGDTILEESETNEDAEAAQNLTKLAIKPKFMITGDDTPVATPTMEHKSPDIFRFNPRNGLIDSFARSVSAAAVPASYHREEGLNRHRKISTPIKEEHRNLTFSSQLNDSQGSHIRLTRLNSMRSGQRPPRRSPSTSSFQYISTPYHGSTLSTHQPKEFASHLSLRSIADSFKPSKQSGGKNEDISGRKKFFDLSLLSNPTYLVILISNSTNAIGYTNFIILLPAYAISLGFDKSLAAYLLSIVSILDLVGRIGGSALSDTNLIPKTWYFVGGLSISGLALAVLPLVSSYTMVSVFCALFGLASGTYVGVTAVIMADMLGTERLTSSYGISLFVNGLLQLVGPPICGLIFENIGRYQPLFTALGFILLGGSALWGFMPIIRRNQRQKENKAAMDAQLDAEKSLIA